In a genomic window of Strix aluco isolate bStrAlu1 chromosome 3, bStrAlu1.hap1, whole genome shotgun sequence:
- the GJA1 gene encoding gap junction alpha-1 protein — protein MGDWSALGKLLDKVQAYSTAGGKVWLSVLFIFRILLLGTAVESAWGDEQSAFRCNTQQPGCENVCYDKSFPISHVRFWVLQIIFVSVPTLLYLAHVFYVMRKEEKLNKREEELKVVQNDGVNVDMHLKQIEIKKFKYGIEEHGKVKMRGGLLRTYIISILFKSVFEVAFLLIQWYIYGFSLNAIYTCERDPCPHRVDCFLSRPTEKTIFILFMLVVSLVSLALNIIELFYVFFKGVKDRVKGKTDPYSHSGAMSPSKDCGSPKYAYYNGCSSPTAPLSPMSPPGYKLVTGDRNNSSCRNYNKQASEQNWANYSAEQNRMGQAGSTISNSHAQPFDFSDEHQNTKKLASGHELQPLTIVDQRPPSRASSRASSRPRPDDLEI, from the coding sequence ATGGGTGATTGGAGTGCCTTGGGAAAACTTCTTGACAAGGTTCAAGCCTATTCTACTGCAGGAGGGAAAGTGTGGCTGTCTGTCCTCTTTATTTTCCGAATCTTGCTATTGGGGACAGCAGTTGAATCTGCTTGGGGAGATGAACAGTCTGCTTTTCGGTGCAACACTCAACAGCCTGGTTGCGAGAATGTCTGCTATGACaagtccttccccatctcccatgTACGCTTCTGGGTTCTGCAGATCATATTTGTGTCTGTACCTACCCTTTTGTACCTGGCACATGTGTTCTACGTaatgaggaaagaagagaagctgAACAAAAGAGAAGAAGAGCTCAAGGTGGTCCAAAATGATGGTGTGAATGTGGATATGCACCTCAAGCAAATAGAAATTAAGAAATTCAAGTATGGGATTGAAGAGCATGGCAAAGTGAAGATGCGCGGGGGGCTGCTCCGTACCTACATCATCAGCATCCTGTTTAAGTCTGTCTTTGAAGTGGCTTTCTTGCTGATACAATGGTACATTTATGGGTTTAGCCTGAATGCCATCTACACCTGTGAGCGAGATCCATGCCCGCACAGAGTGGACTGTTTCCTCTCCCGTCCAACTGAGAAAACCATCTTCATCCTCTTCATGCTGGTCGTGTCCTTGGTGTCTCTGGCCTTAAACATCATCGAGCTTTTCTACGTCTTCTTCAAGGGCGTCAAGGATCGTGTCAAAGGGAAAACTGACCCTTACTCCCACAGCGGTGCCATGAGCCCTTCCAAGGACTGTGGCTCCCCCAAATATGCTTATTACAATGGCTGCTCCTCACCGACTGCCCCCTTGTCTCCCATGTCTCCCCCGGGGTACAAGCTCGTTACCGGAGACAGGAACAATTCTTCCTGCCGTAACTACAATAAGCAAGCCAGTGAGCAAAACTGGGCCAACTACAGCGCAGAGCAGAACAGAATGGGGCAGGCTGGCAGCACCATCTCCAACTCACATGCCCAGCCCTTCGACTTCTCCGATGAGCACCAGAATACTAAAAAACTTGCGTCAGGACACGAGCTGCAACCCCTCACCATTGTGGACCAGAGGCCTCCCAGCCGAGCCAGCAGCCGAGCCAGCAGCAGGCCTCGACCTGACGACCTGGAGATCTAA